The Camelina sativa cultivar DH55 unplaced genomic scaffold, Cs unpScaffold00507, whole genome shotgun sequence genome includes a window with the following:
- the LOC104773261 gene encoding uncharacterized protein LOC104773261 isoform X2: MAESSSKTLMDLISADPTPVPAQSTSSSASSTASQPSPASASASNLHHPMSTKTTLGEKKSKRATLMQIQNDTISVAKAALNPVKANIMPQRQRQKKKPVSYSQLARSIHELAATLDQKSSQKQLVNHVFPKLAVYNSVDPSLAPSLLMLNQQCEDRNVLRYVYYYLARILSDTGMTPGGGIPTPNWDALADIDAGGGVTRADVVPRIVNQLTTEATNSEFEFHARRLQALKALTYSPSGNSELLSKLYEIVFGILDKVGDVPHKRKKGVFGTKGGDKDSIMRSNLQYAAVSALRRLPIDPGNPLFLHRAAQGVSFADPVAVRHSLEILSELATRDPYTVAMTLEKLASPVGALQDILHMNDVLARVSLARLCHSISRARALDERPDIRSQFNSILYQLLLDPSERVCYEAILCILGKHDNTERMDERAAGWYRLTREILKLPEAPSLSSKDKSHKTKRPQPLIKLVMRRLESSFRSFSRPVLHAAARVVQEMGKSRAAAFAMGLQDIDESVHVNAFSDAVDDSETNDNSHPEGIRRTSSISAGPGRNDTIASLLAALMEVVRTTVACECVYVRAMVIKALIWMQSPDESLDELKSIIASELSDPAWPAALVNDVLLTLHARFKATPDMAVILLEIARIFATKVPGKIDADVLQLLWKTCLVGAGPDWKHTALEAVTIVLDLPPPQPGSMAGMTSIDRVSASDPKSALALQKLVQAAVWFLGENANYAASEYAWESATPPGTALMMLDADKMVAAASSRNPTLAGALTRLQRCAFSGSWEVRIVAIQALTTIAIRSGEPFRLQIYEFLYTLAEGGVQSQLSEMHLSNGEDQGASGTGLGVLITPMLKVLDEMYIGQDELIKEIRNHDNANKEWKDEELKKLYENHERLLDFVSMFCYIPRAKYLPLGPISAKLIDIYRTKHNISASAGSTDPAVVATGISDLIYESTQPAPAASNSSGLDDDLVNAWAANLGDDGLLGNNAPAMSRVNEFLAGVGTDAPDVEEENVFSRPSVGYDDMWAKTLLETSELEEEDARSGSSSPDSTGSVESSISSHFGGMNYPSLFSSKPSSQATAKSGGSKYQSTYEGYGSPIREEPPPPYSYSEPQSRESFENPVAGSGSRSYESDDEEPRKSTGTRFGTALYDFTAGGDDELNLTAEEELDIEYEVDGWFYVKKKRPGRDGKMAGLVPVLYVNQS; the protein is encoded by the exons ATGGCG GAATCGTCTAGTAAAACGCTAATGGATCTGATCTCGGCAG ATCCAACCCCGGTTCCTGCACAATCTACTTCTTCATCCGCCTCTTCCACGGCGTCTCAGCCATCTCCTGCTTCCGCATCGGCTTCAAATCTGCACCATCCAATGTCGACGAAGACGACGCTGGGTGAGAAGAAATCGAAGAGAGCCACTTTGATGCAGATCCAGAACGACACTATATCTGTTGCCAAAGCTGCACTGAATCCTGTTAAGGCTAATATCATGCCACAGAGGCAGAGACAGAAAAAGAAG CCAGTTTCCTATTCGCAACTTGCAAGGAGCATTCACGAATTAGCTGCCACCTTGGATCAG AAAAGTTCTCAGAAGCAACTAGTGAATCACGTGTTCCCTAAGCTTGCTGTGTACAACTCCGTTGATCCTTCTCTGGCCCCATCTCTTCTTATG CTTAATCAGCAATGTGAAGACAGGAATGTGCTACGCTATGTCTATTATTACTTAGCTAGAATTTTGTCCGATACGGGCATGACTCCAGGGGGTGGTATCCCCACTCCTAACTGGGATGCTTTAGCAGATATTGATGCTGGTGGAGGAGTCACAAGAGCTGATGTTGTTCCTCGGATAGTGAATCAACTTACAACCGAAGCTACAAATTCTGAATTCGAAT TTCATGCTCGACGACTGCAAGCTTTAAAAGCTCTGACATATTCACCGTCAGGCAATTCTGAGCTTTTGTCAAAATTGTATGAGATTGTATTTGGCATCCTTGATAAG GTTGGTGATGTCCCGCATAAACGAAAGAAAGGGGTCTTTGGGACAAAAGGGGGTGATAAAGAT TCGATTATGCGGAGTAACTTGCAATACGCTGCTGTGAGTGCACTGAGAAGACTCCCGATTGATCCAGGAAATCCACTTTTTCTGCACCGTGCAGCCCAGGG TGTTTCCTTTGCTGATCCTGTTGCGGTGAGGCATTCGCTGGAGATTCTATCTGAGTTAGCCACAAGAGACCCCTATACAGTAGCAATGACATTAG AAAAGCTTGCGTCTCCAGTAG GAGCTTTGCAAGATATCCTACATATGAATGATGTTCTTGCTAGGGTTTCCCTGGCTAGGTTGTGCCACTCGATATCTAGAGCTCGGGCATTAGATG AGAGGCCTGATATCAGGTCTCAGTTCAACTCAATTCTCTATCAGCTACTCCTAGATCCAAGTGAAAGGGTCTGCTATGAGGCGATTTTGTGCATTTTGGGAAAACATGATAACACTGAGAG GATGGATGAGCGTGCTGCTGGGTGGTATCGCTTGACCAGGGAGATCCTTAAGTTACCAGAAGCACCATCCTTGTCATCCAAGGATAAATCTCATAAAACTAAGCGTCCACAGCCTCTTATTAAGCTTGTAATGAGGAG GTTAGAGAGCTCATTTCGCAGTTTCTCAAGACCGGTACTTCATGCAGCAGCAAGGGTTGTCCAAGAAATGGGAAAGAGCAGGGCAGCAGCATTTGCTATGGGATTACAGGACATTGATGAATCCGTTCATGTAAATGCATTTTCTGACGCTGTAGATGATAGTGAGACCAATGACAATTCTCACCCAGAAG GAATTCGGAGAACATCATCCATATCTGCAGGGCCTGGTCGCAATGATACAATTGCAAGTTTACTGGCTGCATTAATGGAGGTGGTTCGAACAACAGTAGCATGCGAGTGCGTGTATGTCCGGGCAATGGTTATCAAAGCATTGATATGGATGCAAAGTCCGGATGAATCGTTGGATGAGTTGAAATCAATCATTGCCTCAGAGCTTTCAGATCCTGCTTGGCCCGCAGCTCTTGTTAATGATGTTTTGCTTACTTTGCATGCTCGCTTTAAG GCAACTCCAGATATGGCTGTTATTCTTCTCGAAATTGCCAGAATATTTGCTACCAAAGTTCCGGGGAAAATCGACGCTGATGTCTTACAGCTGCTTTGGAAG ACATGTCTTGTTGGAGCCGGTCCTGACTGGAAGCACACAGCTCTGGAAGCCGTCACGATAGTACTCGATTTACCACCTCCACAGCCGGGGTCCATGGCAGGAATGACATCAATTGATAGGGTCTCTGCATCAGATCCCAAGTCAGCTCTCGCGCTGCAGAAATTGGTGCAAGCAGCA GTATGGTTCCTTGGAGAAAATGCAAACTACGCCGCTTCTGAATACGCCTGGGAATCTGCAACTCCACCGGGCACTGCACTTATGATGTTGGATGCAGATAAAATGGTTGCCGCTGCCAGTTCTCGCAATCCTACCCTTGCTGGTGCATTAACTCGCCTCCAGAGATGTGCATTTAGTGGAAGCTGGGAG GTCCGAATTGTTGCAATTCAAGCTCTTACTACGATAGCTATTAGATCTGGTGAACCTTTCAGGCTGCAGATATACGAGTTTTTGTACACTTTGGCAGAGGGTGGTGTGCAATCTCAACTTTCTGAAATGCACTTGAGTAATGGGGAAGACCAAGGAGCTAGTGGTACAGGACTTGGAGTGTTAATAACTCCGATGTTAAAAGTTCTGGATGAAATGTACATAGGACAAGACGAATTAATCAA GGAAATACGCAATCACGATAATGCAAACAAAGAATGGAAGGATGAGGAGCTGAAAAAACTCTACGAAAACCATGAGAGGCTGCTCGATTTTGTATCCATGTTTTGCTATATTCCGAGAGCCAAGTATTTACCCCTGGGCCCGATAAG TGCAAAGCTCATTGACATATACCGCACAAAGCACAATATCAGTGCATCTGCTGGGTCCACTGATCCAGCTGTTGTTGCTACCGGAATTTCGGACTTAATTTATGAGTCCACGCAGCCTGCACCTGCTGCCTCAAACTCCAGTGGTTTGGATGATGATTTGGTGAATGCTTGGGCTGCCAACCTTGGCGATGATGGTCTTCTTGGAAACAATGCCCCAGCAATGAGCAGG GTCAATGAATTCCTTGCTGGAGTCGGAACAGATGCACCAGATGTTGAGGaggagaatgtcttctctagacCTTCAGTTGGCTATGATGACATGTGGGCTAAGACTCTTTTAGAAACTTCAGAATTGGAG GAAGAAGATGCTAGATCAGGTTCATCGTCTCCAGATTCTACTGGATCAGTGGAAAGTTCCATATCATCTCACTTTGGTGGAATGAACTACCCATCATTGTTCAGctcaaagccttcctcacaagCAACG GCAAAATCGGGTGGAAGCAAATACCAGTCCACATATGAAGGCTATGGTTCCCCA ATTAGAGAAGAGCCTCCTCCGCCTTATTCGTATTCTGAGCCACAAAGTCGTGAATCGTTTGAGAACCCTGTAGCAGGGTCTGGTTCTCGAAGTTATGAATCAGATGATGAAGAACCTAGGAAATCTACTGGTACAAGATTTGGAACAGCGCTCTATGACTTCACCGCAGGAGGAGATGATGAG CTAAACTTGACGGCAGAGGAGGAATTGGATATAGAGTATGAAGTTGATGGCTGGTTTTAC GTAAAGAAGAAGCGGCCTGGAAGAGATGGGAAGATGGCAGGACTTGTTCCTGTTCTTTACGTCAATCAGTCTTGA
- the LOC104773261 gene encoding uncharacterized protein LOC104773261 isoform X1, with protein sequence MAESSSKTLMDLISADPTPVPAQSTSSSASSTASQPSPASASAANLHHPMSTKTTLGEKKSKRATLMQIQNDTISVAKAALNPVKANIMPQRQRQKKKPVSYSQLARSIHELAATLDQKSSQKQLVNHVFPKLAVYNSVDPSLAPSLLMLNQQCEDRNVLRYVYYYLARILSDTGMTPGGGIPTPNWDALADIDAGGGVTRADVVPRIVNQLTTEATNSEFEFHARRLQALKALTYSPSGNSELLSKLYEIVFGILDKVGDVPHKRKKGVFGTKGGDKDSIMRSNLQYAAVSALRRLPIDPGNPLFLHRAAQGVSFADPVAVRHSLEILSELATRDPYTVAMTLEKLASPVGALQDILHMNDVLARVSLARLCHSISRARALDERPDIRSQFNSILYQLLLDPSERVCYEAILCILGKHDNTERMDERAAGWYRLTREILKLPEAPSLSSKDKSHKTKRPQPLIKLVMRRLESSFRSFSRPVLHAAARVVQEMGKSRAAAFAMGLQDIDESVHVNAFSDAVDDSETNDNSHPEGIRRTSSISAGPGRNDTIASLLAALMEVVRTTVACECVYVRAMVIKALIWMQSPDESLDELKSIIASELSDPAWPAALVNDVLLTLHARFKATPDMAVILLEIARIFATKVPGKIDADVLQLLWKTCLVGAGPDWKHTALEAVTIVLDLPPPQPGSMAGMTSIDRVSASDPKSALALQKLVQAAVWFLGENANYAASEYAWESATPPGTALMMLDADKMVAAASSRNPTLAGALTRLQRCAFSGSWEVRIVAIQALTTIAIRSGEPFRLQIYEFLYTLAEGGVQSQLSEMHLSNGEDQGASGTGLGVLITPMLKVLDEMYIGQDELIKEIRNHDNANKEWKDEELKKLYENHERLLDFVSMFCYIPRAKYLPLGPISAKLIDIYRTKHNISASAGSTDPAVVATGISDLIYESTQPAPAASNSSGLDDDLVNAWAANLGDDGLLGNNAPAMSRVNEFLAGVGTDAPDVEEENVFSRPSVGYDDMWAKTLLETSELEEEDARSGSSSPDSTGSVESSISSHFGGMNYPSLFSSKPSSQATAKSGGSKYQSTYEGYGSPIREEPPPPYSYSEPQSRESFENPVAGSGSRSYESDDEEPRKSTGTRFGTALYDFTAGGDDELNLTAEEELDIEYEVDGWFYVKKKRPGRDGKMAGLVPVLYVNQS encoded by the exons ATGGCG GAATCGTCTAGTAAAACGCTAATGGATCTGATCTCGGCAGATCCAACCCCGGTTCCTGCACAATCTACTTCTTCATCCGCCTCTTCCACGGCGTCTCAGCCATCTCCTGCTTCCGCATCGGCGGCAAATCTGCACCATCCAATGTCGACGAAGACGACGCTGGGTGAGAAGAAATCGAAGAGAGCCACTTTGATGCAGATCCAGAACGACACTATATCTGTTGCCAAAGCTGCACTGAATCCTGTTAAGGCTAATATCATGCCACAGAGGCAGAGACAGAAAAAGAAG CCAGTTTCCTATTCGCAACTTGCAAGGAGCATTCACGAATTAGCTGCCACCTTGGATCAG AAAAGTTCTCAGAAGCAACTAGTGAATCACGTGTTCCCTAAGCTTGCTGTGTACAACTCCGTTGATCCTTCTCTGGCCCCATCTCTTCTTATG CTTAATCAGCAATGTGAAGACAGGAATGTGCTACGCTATGTCTATTATTACTTAGCTAGAATTTTGTCCGATACGGGCATGACTCCAGGGGGTGGTATCCCCACTCCTAACTGGGATGCTTTAGCAGATATTGATGCTGGTGGAGGAGTCACAAGAGCTGATGTTGTTCCTCGGATAGTGAATCAACTTACAACCGAAGCTACAAATTCTGAATTCGAAT TTCATGCTCGACGACTGCAAGCTTTAAAAGCTCTGACATATTCACCGTCAGGCAATTCTGAGCTTTTGTCAAAATTGTATGAGATTGTATTTGGCATCCTTGATAAG GTTGGTGATGTCCCGCATAAACGAAAGAAAGGGGTCTTTGGGACAAAAGGGGGTGATAAAGAT TCGATTATGCGGAGTAACTTGCAATACGCTGCTGTGAGTGCACTGAGAAGACTCCCGATTGATCCAGGAAATCCACTTTTTCTGCACCGTGCAGCCCAGGG TGTTTCCTTTGCTGATCCTGTTGCGGTGAGGCATTCGCTGGAGATTCTATCTGAGTTAGCCACAAGAGACCCCTATACAGTAGCAATGACATTAG AAAAGCTTGCGTCTCCAGTAG GAGCTTTGCAAGATATCCTACATATGAATGATGTTCTTGCTAGGGTTTCCCTGGCTAGGTTGTGCCACTCGATATCTAGAGCTCGGGCATTAGATG AGAGGCCTGATATCAGGTCTCAGTTCAACTCAATTCTCTATCAGCTACTCCTAGATCCAAGTGAAAGGGTCTGCTATGAGGCGATTTTGTGCATTTTGGGAAAACATGATAACACTGAGAG GATGGATGAGCGTGCTGCTGGGTGGTATCGCTTGACCAGGGAGATCCTTAAGTTACCAGAAGCACCATCCTTGTCATCCAAGGATAAATCTCATAAAACTAAGCGTCCACAGCCTCTTATTAAGCTTGTAATGAGGAG GTTAGAGAGCTCATTTCGCAGTTTCTCAAGACCGGTACTTCATGCAGCAGCAAGGGTTGTCCAAGAAATGGGAAAGAGCAGGGCAGCAGCATTTGCTATGGGATTACAGGACATTGATGAATCCGTTCATGTAAATGCATTTTCTGACGCTGTAGATGATAGTGAGACCAATGACAATTCTCACCCAGAAG GAATTCGGAGAACATCATCCATATCTGCAGGGCCTGGTCGCAATGATACAATTGCAAGTTTACTGGCTGCATTAATGGAGGTGGTTCGAACAACAGTAGCATGCGAGTGCGTGTATGTCCGGGCAATGGTTATCAAAGCATTGATATGGATGCAAAGTCCGGATGAATCGTTGGATGAGTTGAAATCAATCATTGCCTCAGAGCTTTCAGATCCTGCTTGGCCCGCAGCTCTTGTTAATGATGTTTTGCTTACTTTGCATGCTCGCTTTAAG GCAACTCCAGATATGGCTGTTATTCTTCTCGAAATTGCCAGAATATTTGCTACCAAAGTTCCGGGGAAAATCGACGCTGATGTCTTACAGCTGCTTTGGAAG ACATGTCTTGTTGGAGCCGGTCCTGACTGGAAGCACACAGCTCTGGAAGCCGTCACGATAGTACTCGATTTACCACCTCCACAGCCGGGGTCCATGGCAGGAATGACATCAATTGATAGGGTCTCTGCATCAGATCCCAAGTCAGCTCTCGCGCTGCAGAAATTGGTGCAAGCAGCA GTATGGTTCCTTGGAGAAAATGCAAACTACGCCGCTTCTGAATACGCCTGGGAATCTGCAACTCCACCGGGCACTGCACTTATGATGTTGGATGCAGATAAAATGGTTGCCGCTGCCAGTTCTCGCAATCCTACCCTTGCTGGTGCATTAACTCGCCTCCAGAGATGTGCATTTAGTGGAAGCTGGGAG GTCCGAATTGTTGCAATTCAAGCTCTTACTACGATAGCTATTAGATCTGGTGAACCTTTCAGGCTGCAGATATACGAGTTTTTGTACACTTTGGCAGAGGGTGGTGTGCAATCTCAACTTTCTGAAATGCACTTGAGTAATGGGGAAGACCAAGGAGCTAGTGGTACAGGACTTGGAGTGTTAATAACTCCGATGTTAAAAGTTCTGGATGAAATGTACATAGGACAAGACGAATTAATCAA GGAAATACGCAATCACGATAATGCAAACAAAGAATGGAAGGATGAGGAGCTGAAAAAACTCTACGAAAACCATGAGAGGCTGCTCGATTTTGTATCCATGTTTTGCTATATTCCGAGAGCCAAGTATTTACCCCTGGGCCCGATAAG TGCAAAGCTCATTGACATATACCGCACAAAGCACAATATCAGTGCATCTGCTGGGTCCACTGATCCAGCTGTTGTTGCTACCGGAATTTCGGACTTAATTTATGAGTCCACGCAGCCTGCACCTGCTGCCTCAAACTCCAGTGGTTTGGATGATGATTTGGTGAATGCTTGGGCTGCCAACCTTGGCGATGATGGTCTTCTTGGAAACAATGCCCCAGCAATGAGCAGG GTCAATGAATTCCTTGCTGGAGTCGGAACAGATGCACCAGATGTTGAGGaggagaatgtcttctctagacCTTCAGTTGGCTATGATGACATGTGGGCTAAGACTCTTTTAGAAACTTCAGAATTGGAG GAAGAAGATGCTAGATCAGGTTCATCGTCTCCAGATTCTACTGGATCAGTGGAAAGTTCCATATCATCTCACTTTGGTGGAATGAACTACCCATCATTGTTCAGctcaaagccttcctcacaagCAACG GCAAAATCGGGTGGAAGCAAATACCAGTCCACATATGAAGGCTATGGTTCCCCA ATTAGAGAAGAGCCTCCTCCGCCTTATTCGTATTCTGAGCCACAAAGTCGTGAATCGTTTGAGAACCCTGTAGCAGGGTCTGGTTCTCGAAGTTATGAATCAGATGATGAAGAACCTAGGAAATCTACTGGTACAAGATTTGGAACAGCGCTCTATGACTTCACCGCAGGAGGAGATGATGAG CTAAACTTGACGGCAGAGGAGGAATTGGATATAGAGTATGAAGTTGATGGCTGGTTTTAC GTAAAGAAGAAGCGGCCTGGAAGAGATGGGAAGATGGCAGGACTTGTTCCTGTTCTTTACGTCAATCAGTCTTGA
- the LOC104773263 gene encoding uncharacterized protein LOC104773263, which yields MGMSKTEISLRRLLSVAPNQQNQSKLLHYVATLRELLEQLSLEKTTPQGLPSVTKANKVNEYYEKIEAIAAQFPDAEVPHEPFAKGFTNESSPKLEDDTPSPTSPQLRRRIVSTRSKEQCYDSADADTSKPIKLDSAAQAHIDKHRKLQEDLTDEMVGLARQLKERSQAISQSLQSTEKILDCTEEAIEQSLASTGHTTTRATKIYSQSSKTSCFQWLLIFAMTCVFIMVVLLIRVT from the exons atgGGAATGAGCAAAACAGAGATCAGTTTGCGGAGATTACTTTCCGTTGCACCTAATCAGCAAAATCAGTCAAAGCTTTTGCAT TATGTTGCTACTTTGAGGGAACTATTAGAACAACTCTCCCTAGAGAAGACGACACCTCAAGGCCTTCCCAG TGTTACAAAGGCTAATAAGGTGAATGAATACTATGAAAAGATTGAAGCAATAGCTGCTCAATTC CCCGACGCAGAGGTACCTCATGAGCCTTTTGCAAAGGGCTTTACCAACGAAAGCTCTCCAAAGTTAGAAGACGATACTCCAAGCCCCACTTCGCCACagctgagaagaagaatagT GTCTACAAGGTCCAAGGAGCAATGCTATGATTCCGCTGATGCTGATACATCAAAACCAATAAAACTAGACTCTGCAGCTCAAGCGCACATTGACAAGCACAG AAAGCTTCAAGAGGATCTAACCGATGAAATGGTGGGACTTGCAAGACAACTCAAGGAGAGAAGTCAAGCGATAAGCCAATCTCTACAAAGTACAGAAAAG ATACTTGACTGTACCGAGGAGGCCATTGAGCAAAGCTTAGCGAGCACAGGACACACAACCACAAGAGCCACAAAGATTTATTCACAAAGCTCGAAGACAAGTTGCTTCCAGTGGCTCTTGATCTTCGCCATGACATGTGTGTTCATAATGGTTGTCCTGTTGATCCGAGTCACATAG